A genomic stretch from Kovacikia minuta CCNUW1 includes:
- a CDS encoding FG-GAP repeat domain-containing protein — protein sequence MGLGDFNNDGKLDVLTANSSTMSLLLSKGDGTFPAKNRFDFLTTGSPKAISLADLDLDGALDFVTANVGAAGAGSVSPRLNDLLRIGTPAGTGTHSYTIPV from the coding sequence ATCGGGCTGGGTGATTTTAACAATGACGGCAAGCTGGATGTGTTAACGGCAAATAGTTCCACAATGTCGTTGCTCCTGAGTAAGGGGGATGGCACATTCCCGGCAAAGAACCGATTTGACTTCTTGACCACAGGTAGCCCGAAAGCGATCTCGCTGGCTGATCTGGATCTGGATGGAGCGCTGGATTTTGTCACAGCAAATGTGGGGGCGGCAGGGGCAGGTAGTGTTTCTCCCCGTTTGAATGACCTGTTGAGAATTGGCACACCCGCAGGCACAGGGACACATTCCTATACGATACCTGTCTAG